Sequence from the Streptomyces mobaraensis NBRC 13819 = DSM 40847 genome:
GCCGCGGGCACTCGTCCGGTCCCGGCTGCCGCGGACTCCTCGGGGCCCGGGTCCGAGGCCAGGACGTCGGCGTCCGGACGGTCGTCCGCCGGCTTCGGTCCCAGCCACGAGACCGCGAGCGCGACGACGAGGTTCACGCCGAGCGCCAGCGCTCCCGCGTTCACCCCGCTCACAGGGTCGTGCTCGGTGAAGACGAGCGCGCAGACCAGGGCGCCGCCCACGGCCAGTCCGCTCAGCGCGCCCCACAGCGTCATCCTCCGCCACACCAGGCCCAGCAGGATCATGGGGACGAGCTGGGCCATGCCCTCGTAGGAGATCAGCGACAGCCGGACGAGCGTGTTGGGCGCGGCGTACGTCAGGATCAGCGCCGCGGCGCCCGCCACGACCACCACGGTCTGCGCCGCGAACCGCTGCCGCCGCGGCCGGCCCGTCAGGGCGGGCACCGCGCCCAGTACGCTCCGGCCCCACATCGTCCCGATGACCAGCATGAACACCGCCATCGGCACGATCGACGACAGGGCCGCCGCCACCCCGATCACCCCGACCAGCCAGGCCGGCAACGAGTCGACGACCAGCTTGAACAGCGCGAGGTTGGATCCCGCCCCGGTGAGGCCGGGCACGACGAAGATCGCGGCCATGCCGAGCAGCATGGGCACGAAGAGCAGCACGTTGTAGAACGGCAGCAGGACGGCGTTGCGCCGCAGGGCGTCGGCGCTCCGCGCGCCCAGGTAACCGGCCACCGTGGTGGGGAAGATGACGACGGTGAGCGAGTTGAGGAAGCTGGTGGTCGCGAACCAGGTGGCGCCGAGTCCGCTGCCGCCGTGTCCGCTGAGGGTGAGCCACTGCGGCTTCTCGGCCACCAGCCGGTCGAGGAACGGGCCGTAGCCGTCGAAGTGGTGCAGCGGGACGTAGATCGCGAGGAAGGCGAGGGTGCCGATGACGAGGACGTCCTTCAGCACCGAGACCCACGCGCTGCCGCGCAGTCCGCTGACCACGACGAAGGCCGTGGTGACGGCGAAGGCGATGAAGTAGGCCCAGTCGAGACTGATGGCGCCGTAGGAGATGGTCGAGACGACGACGCCCATGCCCGTGATCTGGAGCTGGATGTACGGCAGGAGGCAGACGGTCGCCAGTACCGCGACCAGGGCGCCGAGCCAGGGGCGGCCGTAGCGGTGGGCGACCATGTCCGTGATCGAGACGAGGCCGTGCCGACGGGCGTACGACCACAGGGTCGGGCCGACGACGTAGCCGATCGCGTACCCGCAGGACAGGTAGGCGATGACGTAGAGGACGGGCGAGCCGAAGTT
This genomic interval carries:
- a CDS encoding sodium:solute symporter: MLLTVALGLLAVRGRGRGGGIAEWSVGGRSLGTVMIWVLMAGEGYTSFSYLGAAGWGYNFGSPVLYVIAYLSCGYAIGYVVGPTLWSYARRHGLVSITDMVAHRYGRPWLGALVAVLATVCLLPYIQLQITGMGVVVSTISYGAISLDWAYFIAFAVTTAFVVVSGLRGSAWVSVLKDVLVIGTLAFLAIYVPLHHFDGYGPFLDRLVAEKPQWLTLSGHGGSGLGATWFATTSFLNSLTVVIFPTTVAGYLGARSADALRRNAVLLPFYNVLLFVPMLLGMAAIFVVPGLTGAGSNLALFKLVVDSLPAWLVGVIGVAAALSSIVPMAVFMLVIGTMWGRSVLGAVPALTGRPRRQRFAAQTVVVVAGAAALILTYAAPNTLVRLSLISYEGMAQLVPMILLGLVWRRMTLWGALSGLAVGGALVCALVFTEHDPVSGVNAGALALGVNLVVALAVSWLGPKPADDRPDADVLASDPGPEESAAAGTGRVPAADGA